The DNA window CTAATAATGTGATAGGGTGTAAACAAGTGCAGTTGGTTGACATATCAATTTGCCATTTACAGGTTTCACAATCAGAGATGATGTAATCAAAACCACCTTGGTTGATTTGTTCAAATAACCCGCTACCTATTGCTTGTGAAACGTCATAGTTTTCCGCTTTAAAGCCATAGGTTCCAGCAATACCACAGCATTGAGAATTTAACATTGTAAGTTCTAGATTTGGAATTTTACGAAGTAACTCAATGGTATATGCTACCCAACCTGCTTTTTCCATATGGCAAGCAGTATGGTATGCCACTTTTAAAGGAAGAGATTTTAGGGGTAATTTTTTTCCTTGTTCTTCAAGTAAACGGTAGATATAACGTGTTACGAGATGAATATCTCCTTTTACTTTACTGTTATTGATACCAAGAATATGCTCATATTCTTCTTTTAATGTAAGGGTACAGGTTGATGATGTACCAACCACTGGGAGTGATTTTTCAACAATGACTTTTTCTAATTGTTGAATATTAAAATTTGCCTGCCGAGTGGCTTGTTGTGGAAAGCCGTTCACCATTAATGGCACACCACAACATTTTTCTTTTTCAAGTAGAACAACGCCAATATTCATTGCATTAAATACTTTAATGAGGTCTTTGCCTAGCTCTGGATTATTATAGTTGACATAACAACCGTGATAGTAGGCAACTTTTTCAACAAAACGTGTTTGTTCTTCAGCTTGTTTTTTATACCAGTGGCGGAATGTACCAAAGGAATATTTAGGAAGAGAGCGGCGGCGATCTACTTTGAGAGTTTTATCAAGTATAAAGCGTGTTGCTTTTAATCCTGTAATGGTATTGATGATCGGAGCAAAAGGAGTGGATAATGTTCCCATAAGGTCGGTATTGCTTAATACCGCATCTCGCAATTTTTGCGTTTTTGTTTTGCCTTTTCCTTTGCCGTAGTGATCTCTTGCTCGTACGATAATATCTCCGATTTTTACACCTGATGGGCAGGCGACTTCACAACGTTTACAGTTAGTACAATATTTAAGTGCTTCATCATACATTGATGGATTTTTTAAACGTAAACGTTCACCATCAGGACCAGATTGTTTTGGCCCGGGATAAAGTGGGTTATTCCGAGAAACAGGGCAAACGGCTGTACAAGCGGTGCATTTAATACAGCTTTCAAAACTTTGATCAGAATAAGTCTGTGGTTGCGTTTTGTTTGCTTGAGCGAGTAGTTCTTCTAAGTTCATTTAATTAGCTCCATTTAAAATCTGATTGGCAGTATGGAGAGCGGTAACGATCGCAACACCAGATCCACATCCCTCAGCCAGTGGATCACAACCACCAAGCACGGCACCAATTGCAAATAGATTGGCTAAGACTTCATCATTTTTCATTGTTTGGCAATGTGAGTTAATTTTTAGACCATAGCGGTGATAAGGCTGTGGGCGTGAAAAACGAGGATTAGTCCAAGCTAAGCGATTTGTATCAGCGATTACATCAAGGTTAAAAATTGGTTCAATAATCTGATTAAAATCAGCTTTTAATCCATTACTAAAAAAGCTACCTGATGCCAGAACATAATTTTTCGCACTTAAAGCCATATCTTCGTGTCGGGCGGTATAGATTTTTTGAATTTGATATTGTTCAATCTCAGCAGAAATAACCTTATCGCCTTGCATTAACATACCACCTAAACGTTCAAATTCACGCTTTAAAGTATAATGTTGACGTAAGCCAAGCAAGGAAGGTGGTAAGGTTGGAATTTCAAATAAGGCTAAACCAGTTGCTTGTTGGAGTTGGGAGAAAAACTGTTGATTATTTAAACCAAAACAAGCAGGTAAAAAGACGGCTTCAGCATTATTTGCATTTTCTATAATTTCTGTTACAAGTTGAGCAAAATTAAGTTTATGTTCTAGTGCCTGAGAAATATTGACACTGCGAAATTCTCTTGAGTTGGCTCTTAGATGATCTAATTCAGGAATATTCAAATAAGCGTAACGAATATCACAATCGGCAAATTGAGGATATGTTTTGAGGTTATCCGCCATTAATTGAGGTTGAAAGTCGTGATAGCCTTCAATTCCTAATAGCATAATTGAAGAATACGGATATTTTTCTTGGTCTAGTGCTAAAGTTGGGACGCTAGTAGGCGAAAGCCAAGTAGCTTGCAAGCTACCAATCGGGGTAATACGGTAGTGGTTCGTTCCTAATTCACCTTTTAGACCTAAATTAAGTTGGTTGGCAAGTTGGAAAAATTGTTGGCTATATTTCTCTACATTTTCAGCACCAATTAAATGGTAGGGGTGAAGAGAGTCTAATGTTGATATGCCTTGGTTGTGGTGTTTAATTACTTGGCGATCTAAAGTGGAGTAACTTAACAAGTCAATCGAACCAGAAGAAAAATCAATAGCACTTTGTCCAGCAGTAATAATCGCACAACGTTGCCCTTGTTGTTGCAGAGTAATACCACAGAGTAAACCTGATAAGCCGCCACCAATAATAATAGTATCAAAATTCATTATGATCTGTTCCTTGCATTTCTTGTGTATTTTGAAGGTGATGTAAACCGAGTAAACTGTAATAGATCCAACTGCTAAATTCGGCTTCTCTCAGTGCATCTCCCCACGCAATAGGTTCAATACCACGCCAACGTTCCTCAAGGAAAGAAGAGAGTTGTGTAGTTGCTTGTAGTGGTGTAACGACATTAAAACGACTGATTAAACCAGCAGCACGGCAGGCACAAAGTTCACCTTGGCAGGTTCCCATACCTACTCGAGTACGGCGGCGTAAGTCCACTAGGTTATTGACATTTAATTCATCAACTGCATAGCGAACTTCCCCAGCAGTAACGGCTTCACATTCGCAAATTAAACTGCGATCCAAGCGTTCTTTGTTGAGTAGGCGATCTGCACGAGAACCGTGGCGATAAATCGCTGAAATACGGATAGGGTTTGGAATAGAAATCGTCCGTTGGTGAGTTTCCATTGCGGTTTCACTGGAGCCGGGTAAGACTTGGCTAGCGGTTTTACAACTTGCTTGATGATTCAGTTTTTTACATACCAAATCTGTTGTCCATTCAGCCATTAAACGATACGTCATTAATTTACCACCTGTTATAGTGATAAAACCTTCTAATCCGTCTCGTTCGGCATGATCAAGCAATACAATTCCTCGGCTAACATTCCGTCCAGAAGGATCATCATCTGTTGCCACTAAAGGACGAACCCCCGCATAAGCACGTAAAACCCGAGTATGGCGTAACGCTGGTGCCAGTTTTTCACCTTCACAAAAGAGCGTATCGACTTCTTCTGGGGTAACAATCATATTATCAATTTGATCATAAGGAATACGATCTGAGGTCGTACCGATAACACAAATCGTATCACCCGGTACCAAAATATCAGCGTTTGCAGGTTTACGGCAGCGGTTGATAACCAAATTATTGATCCGATGTCCCATAATTAATAATGATCCTTTTGCTGGGAACATTTTAATTTTTAAATCAGCATATTCAGCGATACCTTGTCCCCAAATCCCACCAGCATTTACCACCACTGGTGCGAAAAACTGCTGTTTTATCTGATGTTTATGATCATAGGCTTCCACACCAATAACACGACCACCTTCTCGAATTAAACCGATTACCTCGTGATAGGTAAAAACCTTGGTGCCATTTTCTTTCGCATCAAGCATATTTGCTGCGGTTAAACGAAACGGATCGACTGTGCCATCAGGAACAACTACCGCACCGATTAAAGTAGGATTCACAGAAGGTTCCAAACGTTTTGCAAGTTCAGGCTCAATTTGCAATGTTTCAATGCCAGATTGCGTACAAGCTTCAATAAAGGTTTTTTGATAAGCCAGATCGTCTTCAGGCAAAGTAATAAATAAGCCCTTACTGTCTTCAATACAGTGGCGAGCAATACGCTTTAAAATTTTGTTTTCTTCAATACATTCAACCGCTGATTCTCTATCATTAACGGCATATCTTGCCCCACTATGTAATAAACCGTGGTTACGCCCTGTTGCACCAGTTGCAATATCTCGCCGTTCAAGCAAGATACAACGTAAGCCACGCAATGCACAATCTCGAGCAACACCTGCCCCCGTAGCACCACCACCGATAACGATGACATCGGTTTCCATAAAAGGTGCTGTTTGCTCTTTTTGTTTAAGTAACATACTTTCCCCACCCAAAATTACCTAAATCGTTAATACTTGTGTTATTTTACCTCAAAAAGAAAATAAAAAACCAAAAATTGAGCGAAAAAGAACAAAAATGCTAGAGAGATCACGTTTTGACAGCAATAAAATTTGCTAATCTCGTCTGATAAGGTTAGTTGAATGATTTTTATGAAGTAAAAAATAAAAGAAATTCCTTGAGTTATGTAATAGGTTTCTGTATAATCCGCCCACTTTCTAGACGAAAGTCGTTTGATGTAATCATTTATCAAATGGTATCAAGTTGTTAGTTGATACAAAAAAAT is part of the Mergibacter septicus genome and encodes:
- the glpC gene encoding anaerobic glycerol-3-phosphate dehydrogenase subunit GlpC gives rise to the protein MNLEELLAQANKTQPQTYSDQSFESCIKCTACTAVCPVSRNNPLYPGPKQSGPDGERLRLKNPSMYDEALKYCTNCKRCEVACPSGVKIGDIIVRARDHYGKGKGKTKTQKLRDAVLSNTDLMGTLSTPFAPIINTITGLKATRFILDKTLKVDRRRSLPKYSFGTFRHWYKKQAEEQTRFVEKVAYYHGCYVNYNNPELGKDLIKVFNAMNIGVVLLEKEKCCGVPLMVNGFPQQATRQANFNIQQLEKVIVEKSLPVVGTSSTCTLTLKEEYEHILGINNSKVKGDIHLVTRYIYRLLEEQGKKLPLKSLPLKVAYHTACHMEKAGWVAYTIELLRKIPNLELTMLNSQCCGIAGTYGFKAENYDVSQAIGSGLFEQINQGGFDYIISDCETCKWQIDMSTNCTCLHPITLLAMALA
- the glpB gene encoding glycerol-3-phosphate dehydrogenase subunit GlpB, which produces MNFDTIIIGGGLSGLLCGITLQQQGQRCAIITAGQSAIDFSSGSIDLLSYSTLDRQVIKHHNQGISTLDSLHPYHLIGAENVEKYSQQFFQLANQLNLGLKGELGTNHYRITPIGSLQATWLSPTSVPTLALDQEKYPYSSIMLLGIEGYHDFQPQLMADNLKTYPQFADCDIRYAYLNIPELDHLRANSREFRSVNISQALEHKLNFAQLVTEIIENANNAEAVFLPACFGLNNQQFFSQLQQATGLALFEIPTLPPSLLGLRQHYTLKREFERLGGMLMQGDKVISAEIEQYQIQKIYTARHEDMALSAKNYVLASGSFFSNGLKADFNQIIEPIFNLDVIADTNRLAWTNPRFSRPQPYHRYGLKINSHCQTMKNDEVLANLFAIGAVLGGCDPLAEGCGSGVAIVTALHTANQILNGAN
- the glpA gene encoding anaerobic glycerol-3-phosphate dehydrogenase subunit A, translated to MLLKQKEQTAPFMETDVIVIGGGATGAGVARDCALRGLRCILLERRDIATGATGRNHGLLHSGARYAVNDRESAVECIEENKILKRIARHCIEDSKGLFITLPEDDLAYQKTFIEACTQSGIETLQIEPELAKRLEPSVNPTLIGAVVVPDGTVDPFRLTAANMLDAKENGTKVFTYHEVIGLIREGGRVIGVEAYDHKHQIKQQFFAPVVVNAGGIWGQGIAEYADLKIKMFPAKGSLLIMGHRINNLVINRCRKPANADILVPGDTICVIGTTSDRIPYDQIDNMIVTPEEVDTLFCEGEKLAPALRHTRVLRAYAGVRPLVATDDDPSGRNVSRGIVLLDHAERDGLEGFITITGGKLMTYRLMAEWTTDLVCKKLNHQASCKTASQVLPGSSETAMETHQRTISIPNPIRISAIYRHGSRADRLLNKERLDRSLICECEAVTAGEVRYAVDELNVNNLVDLRRRTRVGMGTCQGELCACRAAGLISRFNVVTPLQATTQLSSFLEERWRGIEPIAWGDALREAEFSSWIYYSLLGLHHLQNTQEMQGTDHNEF